Proteins from one Sulfolobales archaeon genomic window:
- a CDS encoding cation transporter — MVGSGKSPLIFLFSVALNSIQAGLKLVAFMLTGSLAVYAEMLHSISDSVNSLVLYMGALLVNRKPTPKYPFGFARFPYIASIISISILVGAIANNIFIQAYEALHGDTRIYG, encoded by the coding sequence ATGGTCGGCTCCGGTAAAAGCCCTCTGATCTTTCTATTCTCCGTAGCCCTCAACTCGATCCAGGCTGGTTTGAAGCTAGTAGCATTCATGCTCACAGGCTCGCTAGCTGTGTATGCTGAGATGCTCCACTCAATCAGCGACTCGGTTAATAGCCTCGTGCTATATATGGGGGCTCTTCTAGTGAATAGAAAGCCTACACCGAAATACCCCTTTGGATTCGCGAGATTCCCATATATAGCTAGCATAATATCTATCTCCATATTAGTTGGTGCTATAGCTAATAACATATTCATCCAAGCCTATGAAGCGCTTCACGGGGATACAAGGATATATGG
- a CDS encoding aconitase X catalytic domain-containing protein, producing MYLTKEEERIYSGEAGWVLEKAMKVVVKVGEALGADRLIPISHAHISGVGYANIGEAGLSLLRDLYSGGARFSIYTTANPGSVDDDSSHYFSYGEGFIRGQREVLEIFRAMGVRAFTCTPYYYREPRPGEILAWAESNAVLIANSIYGARSNREGGLLALFEAILGKTYRAGLLVDENRRPQIAIKVLARVRGLSGFGALGLVVGEIAGERIPYVEGIRFSKHEEVKGFLAAAGSSGGMGLVLIDGVSPEAGRISREVLRGVERVSIDDKDLSRAVEELSCEDIDAVLIGCPHASEELIEDLARMIVERGVRAYKPVWIFTSHYVYEELSRKGVIDLLTSRGVKVFAGICGVISPLASLGYRCIATPSAKAAFYLPKLASTKYIYMDLPEIVGRFFR from the coding sequence TTGTACCTCACTAAGGAGGAGGAGAGGATCTATTCCGGTGAGGCTGGCTGGGTTCTTGAGAAGGCTATGAAAGTGGTTGTCAAGGTTGGGGAGGCGTTGGGTGCTGATAGGCTTATCCCTATATCCCATGCCCATATCTCTGGGGTTGGCTATGCCAATATAGGGGAGGCGGGGCTATCCCTTCTAAGAGATCTATATTCGGGTGGTGCTAGGTTCTCGATATATACAACTGCGAATCCAGGTTCTGTTGATGATGATAGCTCCCACTACTTCAGCTATGGAGAGGGCTTTATAAGGGGGCAGAGGGAGGTTCTAGAGATATTCAGGGCTATGGGTGTTAGGGCTTTCACATGCACACCATACTACTATAGAGAGCCGAGGCCCGGGGAGATCCTTGCCTGGGCTGAGAGCAATGCCGTGCTTATTGCTAACAGCATCTACGGTGCTAGGAGCAATAGGGAGGGGGGTCTTCTAGCCCTTTTCGAAGCCATATTGGGGAAGACCTATAGGGCGGGGCTTCTTGTTGATGAGAATAGAAGGCCGCAGATAGCTATAAAGGTGTTAGCCAGGGTTAGAGGTCTCTCAGGCTTCGGAGCCTTGGGCCTTGTGGTGGGTGAGATAGCTGGAGAGAGGATCCCATATGTGGAGGGAATTAGATTCTCAAAGCATGAGGAGGTCAAGGGCTTCCTAGCGGCTGCGGGCTCGAGTGGTGGGATGGGGCTCGTTCTGATCGATGGTGTTTCGCCAGAGGCTGGGAGGATCTCTAGGGAGGTTCTGAGAGGTGTTGAGAGGGTCTCTATAGATGATAAAGATCTTTCGAGGGCTGTGGAGGAGCTCTCATGTGAGGATATAGATGCTGTCCTCATAGGCTGTCCACATGCTTCTGAGGAGTTGATAGAAGATCTAGCTAGGATGATCGTTGAAAGGGGTGTTAGAGCCTATAAACCTGTCTGGATCTTCACCTCCCACTATGTGTATGAGGAGCTATCTAGAAAAGGGGTTATAGATCTCCTCACATCAAGAGGGGTCAAGGTTTTTGCAGGGATATGCGGCGTTATATCTCCTCTGGCTAGCCTTGGGTATAGATGTATAGCGACACCCTCGGCTAAGGCTGCATTCTATCTGCCTAAGCTGGCCTCAACTAAATATATATACATGGATCTCCCGGAGATCGTTGGAAGGTTTTTTAGATAG